In one Salvelinus sp. IW2-2015 linkage group LG26, ASM291031v2, whole genome shotgun sequence genomic region, the following are encoded:
- the LOC111952341 gene encoding muscarinic acetylcholine receptor M2-like, whose translation METLNLTNYSNLSSDNGSSSLFSGSPYKTVEIVLIILVAGSLSLVTIIGNILVMLSIKVNRNLQTVNNYFLFSLACADLIIGLCSMNLYTIYIVIGHWPLGPVVCDLWLSIDYVVSNASVMNLLIISFDRYFCITKPLSYPVRRSTMMAGMMIAAAWVLSFVLWAPAILFWQFIVGGRTVPPGECYIQFFSNATVTFGTAIAAFYLPVAIMISLYWRISKASRSRVRRNSRKPSGNSLGEGPSQSQEDGSRAKPNDCTVTGEEEEEGGDGEKVGEGVQQQNGREPCXGEGPDRDSSTTTVSNLASSSNQKEEPGLSQKGSNGEAKSSQTRCCSQNQATGCGPKLSCIRSNPRPEGETYTATHSNTDSTPATEKHSLVTXTLLKVTKRNSKQSPKRKTKKKKGPPSREKKVTRTIMAILVAFVATWMPYNVMVLINTFCSSCIPNSLWTIGYWLCYINSTVNPACYALCNTTFKNTFRQLLLCQYRNIRTMRS comes from the exons ATGGAGACGCTCAACCTCACCAACTACTCCAACCTCAGCTCAGACAATGGAAGCAGCAGTCTCTTCTCTGGGAGTCCCTATAAGACGGTAGAGATCGTCCTCATCATCCTGGTGGCCGGGTCACTCAGCCTCGTCACCATCATTGGCAACATCCTGGTTATGCTCTCCATAAAG GTCAACAGGAACCTCCAGACTGTCAACAACTATTTCCTGTTCAGCCTAGCCTGTGCTGACCTCATTATTGGCCTTTGCTCCATGAACCTCTACACTATCTACATTGTGATTGGACACTGGCCCTTAGGCCCGGTTGTGTGCGACCTGTGGTTGTCCATTGATTACGTGGTCAGCAACGCCTCAGTTATGAACCTCCTCATCATTAGCTTTGACCGCTACTTCTGCATCACCAAGCCTCTCAGCTATCCGGTGCGCCGCAGCACCATGATGGCGGGGATGATGATTGCGGCGGCCTGGGTGCTATCATTCGTACTATGGGCTCCTGCCATCTTGTTCTGGCAGTTCATCGTGGGTGGGCGGACGGTGCCGCCTGGTGAGTGCTACATCCAGTTCTTCTCCAACGCAACGGTGACGTTTGGCACGGCCATCGCGGCCTTCTACCTGCCTGTGGCCATCATGATCAGTCTCTACTGGCGCATATCCAAGGCCAGCCGCAGCCGGGTACGGAGGAACAGCAGGAAACCTTCAGGGAATAGCCTGGGAGAAGGCCCATCGCAGAGCCAGGAGGATGGGAGCAGGGCCAAGCCCAATGACTGCACTGtgactggggaggaggaggaggagggtggggatggagagaaggTCGGGGAGGGGGTCCAGCAGCAGAATGGCAGGGAGCCCTGCASAGGGGAAGGGCCAGACAGAGATAGCTCTACCACAACAGTCAGCAACCTTGCCTCATCATCCAATCAAAAGGAAGAGCCTGGCCTATCACAGAAGGGGTCAAACGGTGAGGCCAAATCCAGCCAGACACGGTGTTGCTCTCAGAACCAGGCCACAGGCTGCGGGCCCAAACTCTCCTGTATCAGAAGCAACCCCCGGCCTGAGGGAGAGACATATACAGCCACGCACAGCAACACAGATTCCACCCCTGCCACAGAGAAACACAGCCTGGTGACAYGGACGCTGTTAAAG GTGACAAAGAGGAACTCCAAGCAGAGCCCCAAGAGgaagacgaagaagaagaagggcCCTCCGTCCCGGGAGAAGAAGGTGACGCGCACCATCATGGCCATTCTGGTGGCGTTCGTGGCCACGTGGATGCCTTACAATGTGATGGTGCTCATCAACACCTTCTGCTCCAGCTGCATCCCCAACTCACTGTGGACCATTGGCTACTGGCTGTGCTACATCAACAGCACCGTCAACCCGGCCTGCTACGCCCTGTGCAACACCACCTTCAAGAACACCTTCCGACAGCTGCTGCTCTGCCAGTACAGGAACATACGCACGATGAGGTCATGA